The stretch of DNA TTGCTTTGAAGCCAAAAGTGGAAGCAATGGAAGAGTTAGCAAAGTTACAGATCTAGTTTTGCACCATAACAATCTAAACAAACAGCAATACCTATCTCAATTAAAGCCTTATTTGGTAATACATAACCAGTGCTCTCATCTTCTTGACGAGCTATACGATCTCTCCACCCATGTAGAGCCTGAGACAGGGGGAGGAATAAATAGAGGCTGTTCAATTATGTAGGCAATACCTTGATAGAAGAAACTGGATAAAATATGATCTTATGTACATAAACAAAATGGAAAATTTTGGGTCAGTGGAGCAAATGCATTAATAACTTTGTATTTACAAAAATGATGTCTTAATTATGACTTCACGAAAATCAAAACATCCAAAGGTTATGAAGTCTAGCAAACATTTTTCTAAACAAAATCATCAGCAGTCCATAGCAAGATTTGGTATCTAACAGTCACAAATCCCTAGACCTATTCAAGGCAGAATATTCATGCGAGAATGTATAAAGTATCTTCTTACAGCAACAACAGCCAGCTGTTTTGCATTCAACTCATGTTCCTGCAACCTGTAATTATATAATTCGGTTAACCAGATAGGTACACAAAATATACTTCTGCGCACTATTGAACGAGTGAAGGAACCGAGGGAAGCAGCATTCAAACCCATATATATGGAGATAGGATGTATCTGTCAGCAGCTCCTTTTCATAGAACTGTAAGCAAATTTCATTACTGCGCTTATGAACCTGCAGTAACCAAAACTCtcataaaaaatctaaaaactACACATCAGGACATGCAATTTGATACGTTTCAGTCCAAATAAAAATTAATTCAATTCAGGGATCATGGGAAACAAAGAGCTAGCAAATTTTTAATAGAATAGAAGAAGGATCAGCATTTTTATCTGCCACACAGTTCCAAATCTAATGAAAGAGAAATTTACTTTTAGGAATCCGCAGTGCTACACTTAAGGTTCAGTCAAGGAGGTGGACAATTCCAAACTGTGCCCTCTCTTATGACATCAACATATAAGATGGGAATCCAAACAAAAACAAGGAGTTTTACCTCTAGAAGAAGATCATTTTCAGGTGTCGACTCCCTTTGTAGTCTCTGTTTCATTAAGTCATATATGTACAGCAGATAGTGTGTATCTTCTCTAGCATACCTGGATAGCAGTAACATCAGTTGAATATAATTGACGACAAGTTAGCAATAGTAAAAATGAGTAGACCAAAGTAATCAGCACAAAACACAACAGAAAAGAGAGTAGAAACCCATGATCGAGTTTATATGCACAATACTTGATCATTTCTTCAGGAAGTGGCCTCGACCTCCAGTCTGCATTTTGATATCTACAAGAAGGTACCCGAACAAATTTCATTAAAGATACAAGGGAGGTCAGAGTGTGTCTTTATAAATTTATTGGGTAGAGTCATACTCCTTCTTTGCTGTCACTCCACAAAAGTGAAGCAATAGGTGCTCTAGGCTGTTTCTCTCCATCTGTAAGACCCTAGAAGCCTGATTGGGGTTGGAAGGAAAAATCAAGATTCAGTCTATTAAACATCAAAATGAGTGTTTCGAGGATAATACAGAAACAAGCAAAGTGGAAGGCCTTATCATGGTACTATTGGTCTTCATTTGAAAATTACCTGTCCTGTGTCAAAAAGATTGCATACATAGATGTGGAAATCCCGTTGGAGCCACATTAtatcacgatccacaccatgcATTACCTATTTGACCAAGAATGAATTAGCAACAAGAAATCTGAGTGCGCATAGACAGACACTACTGATAAGTTCTTCAAAACCTTTCTCTTGGTTGGATCTTTAAAAGGTTCTTGCAAGTAGAGACCGATGTATATGCGAAGCTTAAGAGTGTCCACAATGAAGTCTTCTCTTCTGGTTGAAATCTGCATCAAGCAGGTCAAACCCTGAAATGACCTATATTGATTGTGCTCCAAATCTACCTGAAAATGAAACAAAATCAGGTAATAAGTTGTTAACATCATGAAGACCTAAGAAGTTGTTCTGTTTCATTCCAGCTGGTCTAGAACATAATAGGGCGTATAATAAGAAGAAAGAAAACATGGAACATTTAGCTTGTTCACATATCCACCAAGGTTACAGCATGTAATTCATGGCAGGAACCAGGAAGCCAGATTAGCGTGTCCAACAAGgaagaagtaaaaaaaaaaagtacaagCAACAATCTATCATACACAAGAAACCTCCAACCAAAAAATCATGAGGGAACAAGAAGTATAAAATATCGGTTtcatttgaatttcaaaatagAATGCTACAATATAAGTTCTCATATTTGACCCTTATATGATCCATGTGATAGGCACTTTTGTCAAATTGTTACAAAAGCAATCTAGTTTTAAGAATTTTCCCAAAGGTTCTAGTATAAGACCGTCAAGCTCAACGTACATTTCACAACCACATATATAGCAACAACAAGGGCCGCAATTAACTTAAAATAGTTCACTGAGAACTACTATAATGAATTAAGTGCGCGAAATAAACTTTGCAAGGACAAATGTTCAGGAAAGCATGCTAACAGTTTAATGAATAAAGATGCATGCAAAGCAGAACAAATACGCAGTATTCAGTACAACGTAAGTGGCGGGTAAGCATGGCATAGATTCATTTGGAATTTATAAACAACAAAAGTCTATTACAAATGCTTACAGCAAATTCAGTTACACTCTTCAGCTTTTTAGCTAATTCCATCAAGCCTTTGTGATCTTCAACCAGCGTAAATGGTGTATCCTCTATATCAGCTGGCTTCACTGGTTCACATTCAGGGACATTTCTGTCGACGAAGTGTTCAACAGGCAGTTTTTCCTGCAAGAAAATAACTTAACACTTATGGTACTCGGACATGTGTGCAAGCAACATTTTCCCAGCATAAGTACATAAGATCAACAGCACACATAAAGCAATTCTGTAATAATCTTCTAAAAAGAAAACAGGTGTTTGGTGGTCAAGAGCCAAGACTCAACTAAACGAACAAAGCAATGTAAAACAATTTTACTCAAGTCATGTCTCACATATTGATCAAGGATTTCATAGCTCATCCACTCTGATTGAACACGCCAGACCATAGAAAAGTGGCAACACAATGGCTCACTAGTGACTAACGGACGAAATAGAGCACTGACCAGCGGGTGAACAGGTCGGGTGCCATCCTCGCTGCGCTCCAGCCAGACATGCTCGAACGGTTTGTAGTTATCCACTCTGATTTTGTACACATCCTGCGGCCGGGGAATGCTTGGATCGTGGAAGGGCACCTTCGGCTTCGTCCCCGGCGCGGCTCCCTTGTCCTTGGTCAACGCCCCCACCGACCCGGCACCGAGGACGGCGCCGGAGCCAGCGCCCCCACCCTCCTGACCACtggccctcttcttcttcttgccatgCGTCACGAGCTGGAACCCGTCCCCCGCCTCCTCGGCGTCGCCAGCCTCGcggcccggcgccgcctcctccttccccCTCACGCCTTCGGGCCCGTCCATGGAGGACCCGCGGCGCGCGAGCGGGATGTCGTCGTGGTCCACGAGCAGGCCGCGCGCATCCGCGAGGACGTGCCGCCCCCTACCCCCCGAGACAAGCGGCGAAGGAGCCGCGGGCGGGCGGGAGGCCGGGCAGCGCGCGGCGACGAGGACTCGGGATCGTCggcggagctagggttttgggTTGGGCGCGCCCCGCGGCGACGGACCTCGCCGCGGGGGTGGAATTGAGGTGGGGGGCGAGCTGGGGAAACGGGTGGGAACGGGCTGGCTGGCGGTTTCCAGAGCGGGAGGGCTCCTCTCGCTTTTATTGGCGCCGACGGCAAGGAGACCTCGGCGAGTCGGCGTGATGATGGCCGCCTCCGCAGCCTGCTCAGGGACGGGGAGACGCCGCTACTCGTGATGCCGCGTTGAGTGGAGTGGCCGTGTTCATCGCTTGCTCATGCGTCGGCGGACCGAAGCCTCGGGATATGGATCGGGACGGCGACAGCTCAAGTGTTCAGCAAATATCTTTCTCATTTATTGATAGAGAATCAGAGAGGACCCCGTGATGTCGAGCAGGTTTCCCTTAAAAAAATCGGAGGTCAGCGAAAAATGCATTTATcggatttttagaaaaaaaattcgaTTCGCCCGTTTTGCTTTCGAacgaaatttagaaaaaaaaatcctcacTTTGTGTAGGAAATAACCTAGATTATTTTCAAACAATCTAACAGCAAAAACAAGATACAACAATGCATAT from Panicum virgatum strain AP13 chromosome 9K, P.virgatum_v5, whole genome shotgun sequence encodes:
- the LOC120647248 gene encoding protein RRP6-like 1 translates to MDGPEGVRGKEEAAPGREAGDAEEAGDGFQLVTHGKKKKRASGQEGGGAGSGAVLGAGSVGALTKDKGAAPGTKPKVPFHDPSIPRPQDVYKIRVDNYKPFEHVWLERSEDGTRPVHPLEKLPVEHFVDRNVPECEPVKPADIEDTPFTLVEDHKGLMELAKKLKSVTEFAVDLEHNQYRSFQGLTCLMQISTRREDFIVDTLKLRIYIGLYLQEPFKDPTKRKVMHGVDRDIMWLQRDFHIYVCNLFDTGQASRVLQMERNSLEHLLLHFCGVTAKKEYQNADWRSRPLPEEMIKYAREDTHYLLYIYDLMKQRLQRESTPENDLLLEVHKRSNEICLQFYEKELLTDTSYLHIYGLQEHELNAKQLAVVAALHGWRDRIARQEDESTGYVLPNKALIEIAKQMPTDNGHLKRIVKSKYPFVESSLDEIIYTIWNALEYSYAFEGIAEQLKKERLEQLALKSVPASDETTILDAESDRSNIDPACQSSVAPSSTANVNVASDGGAGFMNETALISSIHLEDNTQTISSTKIFETLPGLTRPINKDALSNNRYQQATEELKRPTLGALGNSAPGRQTENFGGFSKEKFQGGSNVDNFRSSVLPYQQFSGGMKHSAAIGPTESFYPNTGIQSDNAWIQSTQMNEAMQLGNATYYTQFPGYSTEVVGSQYEPEGMQMSSYLSGFEPAFQSVSQSPGTGVPPGRNKEGSFQNPMRRQSYPPSGNRYDRPYQ